In the genome of Nocardioides seonyuensis, one region contains:
- a CDS encoding Mrp/NBP35 family ATP-binding protein: MSTPTVAQVTAALAEVNDPEIKRPITDLNMVDSVTIDEGGGVAVTVLLTVAGCPLKDTITRDVTEAVGKVPGVTGVDLTLGVMTPEQRSGLKEVLSGGRAQREIPFAQPGSLTKVFAIASGKGGVGKSSVTVNLAMAMAAQGLKVGIVDADIYGHSVPAMLGVADSRPTQVDDLIMPVPTASGVSVISIGMLKPRRDQVVAWRGPMLDRALVQMLADVYWGDLDVLLLDLPPGTGDVAISLGQHLPNAEVVVVTTPQEAAAEVAERAGTMASMMHQRVVGVVENMSWLPCPHCPPEDDHRLEVFGSGGGERVARTLSERFDYDVPVIARVPLDLALREGGDVGKPIVSADPDAPAARELTRAAQTLAGRGRGLVGMQLGLTPSARF; encoded by the coding sequence ATGAGCACCCCCACCGTCGCGCAGGTCACCGCCGCTCTCGCGGAGGTCAACGACCCCGAGATCAAGCGGCCCATCACCGATCTCAACATGGTCGACTCGGTGACCATCGACGAGGGCGGCGGCGTCGCGGTCACCGTCCTCCTCACCGTGGCAGGTTGTCCGCTCAAGGACACGATCACCCGTGACGTGACCGAGGCGGTCGGCAAGGTGCCGGGCGTGACCGGCGTCGACCTGACCCTGGGCGTCATGACGCCCGAGCAGCGCTCCGGCCTCAAGGAGGTCCTCAGCGGTGGGCGCGCCCAGCGCGAGATCCCCTTCGCCCAGCCCGGCTCGCTCACCAAGGTCTTCGCCATCGCCAGCGGCAAGGGCGGGGTCGGCAAGTCGTCGGTGACGGTCAACCTCGCGATGGCGATGGCCGCACAGGGCCTCAAGGTCGGCATCGTCGACGCCGACATCTACGGCCACTCGGTCCCCGCCATGCTCGGGGTCGCCGACAGCCGGCCCACGCAGGTCGACGACCTGATCATGCCCGTGCCCACCGCCAGCGGGGTCTCGGTGATCTCGATCGGCATGCTCAAGCCCCGGCGCGACCAGGTCGTCGCGTGGCGTGGGCCGATGCTCGACCGCGCCCTGGTCCAGATGCTCGCCGACGTCTACTGGGGCGACCTCGACGTCCTCCTCCTCGACCTGCCGCCCGGCACCGGCGACGTGGCGATCTCCCTCGGACAGCACCTCCCCAACGCGGAGGTCGTGGTCGTCACCACCCCGCAGGAGGCGGCGGCCGAGGTGGCCGAGCGGGCCGGCACGATGGCCTCGATGATGCACCAGCGAGTCGTCGGCGTGGTCGAGAACATGAGCTGGCTCCCGTGCCCCCACTGCCCGCCCGAGGACGACCACCGCCTCGAGGTGTTCGGCTCCGGTGGCGGCGAGCGTGTCGCGCGCACCCTCTCGGAGCGTTTCGACTACGACGTCCCGGTGATCGCCCGGGTGCCCCTCGACCTCGCGCTGCGCGAGGGCGGCGACGTGGGCAAGCCGATCGTCTCCGCCGATCCGGACGCACCGGCGGCTCGCGAGCTGACCCGCGCGGCGCAGACCCTGGCGGGGCGTGGCCGCGGACTGGTCGGTATGCAGCTGGGGCTCACGCCTTCCGCTAGGTTCTGA
- a CDS encoding sec-independent translocase, with protein MFGVGLLELTVIALVAIVVLGPERLPELARQAAQLIQKGRKMAHSARDELRTELGPEYSDLELRDLDPRNIVRKHIAEAMADNPLEALTPAKPFTVPPAGAVPPYDVEAT; from the coding sequence ATGTTCGGCGTCGGCCTGCTCGAGTTGACGGTCATCGCCCTGGTCGCCATCGTCGTCCTGGGCCCTGAGCGCCTGCCCGAGCTCGCCCGCCAGGCTGCCCAGCTCATCCAGAAGGGCCGCAAGATGGCCCACTCCGCGCGCGACGAGCTGCGCACCGAGCTGGGGCCTGAGTACTCCGACCTCGAGCTCCGCGACCTCGACCCGCGCAACATCGTGCGCAAGCACATCGCCGAGGCCATGGCCGACAACCCGCTCGAGGCGCTCACGCCCGCCAAGCCGTTCACCGTCCCGCCGGCCGGCGCTGTCCCGCCCTACGACGTCGAGGCCACCTAG
- a CDS encoding LysM peptidoglycan-binding domain-containing protein encodes MLATVATAGAAGFTAPSVISLRTTGLGRGAAFEELLVQVCATAFLASSGWLWLVTTVTVLELVGGRRPRGGTARRWVLIACGAALVAGSATPAVAHGGPGPSENRPAETDHRVIAGLVLPDRAVARPRPVTDDEHVVLPGDSLWSIAASRPSGEPVEARWRAIWAANHAVIGDDPDLILPGQRLLLPSTDHDRTTP; translated from the coding sequence TTGCTCGCCACCGTGGCCACGGCCGGAGCCGCGGGGTTCACCGCACCCAGCGTCATCTCACTCCGCACGACCGGCCTCGGTCGGGGCGCAGCGTTCGAGGAGCTGCTCGTCCAGGTGTGCGCGACAGCGTTCCTGGCCTCGTCGGGCTGGCTCTGGCTCGTGACGACTGTGACCGTGCTCGAGCTGGTGGGAGGACGACGACCCCGCGGTGGCACGGCCCGACGCTGGGTCCTCATCGCGTGCGGGGCTGCGCTGGTGGCGGGCTCGGCCACGCCCGCGGTCGCGCATGGAGGTCCGGGGCCCTCCGAGAACCGACCGGCCGAGACCGACCACCGGGTCATCGCCGGCCTGGTCCTTCCCGACCGGGCCGTCGCCCGGCCGCGACCCGTCACCGATGACGAGCACGTCGTCCTGCCCGGCGACAGTCTCTGGTCCATCGCCGCCTCACGCCCGTCAGGGGAGCCCGTCGAGGCGCGCTGGCGAGCCATCTGGGCCGCCAACCACGCGGTGATCGGCGACGACCCCGACCTGATCCTCCCCGGCCAACGCCTCCTGCTGCCCTCCACCGACCACGACAGGACGACCCCATGA
- the hpf gene encoding ribosome hibernation-promoting factor, HPF/YfiA family, whose amino-acid sequence MEVVVTGRHCEVSDRFREHVSEKLTRLEKHDHRIMRVQVEVELEKNPRQHDRGVRVELTGFSKGPVIRAEAAAEDKMAALDLALDKMQAQMRRAADRRRVHRNRNTPPSLGEALAVMETTAEERDDDHEDVVTERQVGPITVSGDGPLVVREKSHAASPMTLDQALYEMELVGHDFYLFVDKESEKPSVVYRRRGYDYGVISLDLGS is encoded by the coding sequence ATGGAGGTTGTGGTCACTGGACGACACTGCGAGGTGTCCGACCGGTTCCGCGAGCACGTCTCTGAGAAGCTGACCAGACTGGAGAAGCACGATCACCGCATCATGCGGGTCCAGGTCGAGGTCGAACTCGAGAAGAACCCACGACAGCACGACAGGGGAGTGCGCGTTGAGCTCACCGGGTTCTCCAAGGGGCCGGTGATCCGCGCCGAGGCCGCCGCCGAGGACAAGATGGCCGCCCTCGACCTGGCCCTGGACAAGATGCAGGCGCAGATGCGCCGCGCAGCCGACCGGCGCCGTGTCCACCGCAACCGCAACACCCCGCCGTCCCTGGGCGAGGCGCTCGCCGTGATGGAGACGACTGCGGAGGAGCGCGACGACGACCACGAGGACGTCGTCACCGAACGCCAGGTCGGGCCGATCACCGTGTCGGGTGACGGCCCGCTGGTGGTGCGCGAGAAGTCCCACGCCGCCTCTCCCATGACGCTGGACCAGGCGCTCTACGAGATGGAGCTGGTGGGTCACGACTTCTACCTGTTCGTCGACAAGGAGAGCGAGAAGCCGTCGGTCGTCTACCGCCGTCGCGGCTACGACTACGGCGTGATCTCGCTCGACCTGGGGTCCTGA
- a CDS encoding winged helix-turn-helix domain-containing protein: protein MAVPDPGGGSRSLTTLQARRIALAAQGFCDRPHALPTMRTLERAVARTGVLQVDSVNVLQRAHYMPLYSRMGAYDPDLLIRASARRPRRLVEYWAHVQALMPVELWPLMRHRMDHYRSERGKWGFVADPGLEPGILEAVRERGPVTARDLDAEFSGPRRKEHWGWNWSDARRVLDFLYLVGDVAIAGRNGSFEVLYDVPERVLPPAVLDLPTPSPQEAVTELVRRAARSHGVASAQCLADYYRLRLQPGAGAPSTRLAIEQLVESGELEPVTVQGWRRPAYLHRDARLPRKVPARTLLSPFDPLVWERARTEALFDFRYRIEIYVPAAKRVHGYYVLPFLLGDTIAARVDLKADRGARVLLVQGAYAEMHAPPHTAEELAAELRRLAAWLGLDDVVVAPRGDLSDALRAALGQ from the coding sequence TTGGCCGTCCCCGACCCGGGCGGCGGCTCCCGGAGCCTCACCACGCTCCAGGCCCGACGCATCGCGCTCGCTGCGCAGGGATTCTGTGACCGGCCGCACGCGCTGCCGACCATGCGCACCCTGGAGCGCGCGGTCGCTCGCACCGGCGTGCTCCAGGTCGACTCGGTCAACGTCCTGCAGCGGGCCCACTACATGCCGCTCTACTCGCGGATGGGTGCCTACGACCCCGACCTGCTGATCCGTGCCTCGGCGCGCCGCCCCCGACGGCTCGTGGAGTACTGGGCCCACGTGCAGGCGCTCATGCCGGTCGAGCTGTGGCCGCTGATGCGCCACCGGATGGACCACTACCGCAGCGAGCGCGGCAAGTGGGGCTTCGTGGCCGACCCCGGCCTGGAGCCCGGGATCCTCGAGGCCGTGCGTGAGCGCGGCCCGGTCACCGCGCGCGACCTCGACGCCGAGTTCTCCGGTCCCCGTCGCAAGGAGCACTGGGGCTGGAACTGGTCCGACGCCCGGCGCGTGCTCGACTTCCTCTACCTCGTCGGCGATGTCGCGATCGCCGGGCGCAACGGCTCCTTCGAGGTGCTGTACGACGTTCCGGAGCGGGTGCTGCCCCCGGCGGTCCTGGATCTCCCCACGCCTTCCCCCCAGGAGGCCGTGACCGAGCTGGTCAGGCGGGCCGCCCGGTCGCACGGGGTCGCCAGTGCCCAGTGCCTGGCCGACTACTACCGCCTCCGCCTCCAGCCGGGGGCCGGCGCACCCAGCACCCGGCTCGCGATCGAGCAGCTGGTCGAGTCCGGCGAGCTGGAGCCGGTCACGGTGCAGGGATGGAGGCGCCCCGCCTACCTCCACCGGGACGCGCGCCTTCCTCGCAAGGTCCCTGCGCGGACGTTGCTGAGCCCCTTCGACCCCCTCGTGTGGGAGCGGGCCCGCACCGAGGCGCTCTTCGACTTCCGCTACCGCATCGAGATCTACGTCCCTGCCGCGAAGCGGGTGCACGGCTACTACGTGCTGCCCTTCCTGCTCGGCGACACGATCGCCGCGAGGGTCGACCTCAAGGCCGACAGGGGGGCGCGGGTGCTGCTCGTGCAGGGGGCGTACGCCGAGATGCATGCGCCGCCGCACACCGCGGAGGAGCTCGCTGCCGAGCTGCGTCGGCTCGCTGCGTGGCTCGGCCTCGACGACGTGGTCGTGGCACCCCGCGGCGACCTCTCCGATGCGCTGCGGGCGGCGTTGGGCCAGTAG
- a CDS encoding magnesium transporter MgtE N-terminal domain-containing protein, which translates to MSTTPTRVFVARLVGLPIFDPQGDQVAKVRDLVVAVRSETSQPRVLGMVAEIFGRRRIFVPMTRVTAIDSGQVHTTGLINMRRFEQRSTETLVMGQMLDKTVTIRDSGVTGTVYDVAMEQARNRDWVISRVAVKEPSQGFRRRGQTHVVEWRDVAGLTRQEDSQGATHLIAALHDMRPADAANMIHDLPPERRTAVVAALDDERLADVLEELPEEDQVEILEHLDSQRAADVLEEMSADDAADLIADLPPETAATLLGLMEPDEAEDVRRLMSYHADTAGAMMTPEPVILSPDATVADALAQVRNPELTPSLAALVYVCRQPLETPTGRLLGAAHIQRLLREPPSTLVAAALDESMDPLRPDATMDEVAGHLATYNLVAAPVVDEEGRLLGAVTVDDLLDHMLPEGWRDRTGRPGTVLGGERS; encoded by the coding sequence GTGAGCACCACTCCGACCCGTGTCTTCGTGGCCCGGCTCGTCGGGCTGCCGATCTTCGACCCCCAGGGCGACCAGGTGGCCAAGGTGCGCGACCTCGTCGTGGCGGTGCGCTCGGAGACCAGCCAGCCCCGCGTGCTGGGCATGGTCGCGGAGATCTTCGGACGTCGGCGCATCTTCGTCCCCATGACCCGGGTGACCGCGATCGACAGCGGCCAGGTGCACACCACCGGGCTCATCAACATGCGGCGCTTCGAGCAGCGGTCCACCGAGACGCTCGTGATGGGCCAGATGCTCGACAAGACGGTGACGATCCGCGACTCCGGCGTCACCGGCACGGTCTACGACGTCGCCATGGAGCAGGCCCGCAACCGCGACTGGGTCATCTCCCGCGTCGCGGTGAAGGAGCCCTCGCAGGGGTTCCGGCGTCGTGGTCAGACCCACGTCGTCGAGTGGCGCGACGTCGCCGGGCTCACGCGGCAGGAGGACTCGCAAGGAGCGACCCACCTGATCGCGGCGCTCCACGACATGCGACCGGCCGACGCGGCCAACATGATCCACGACCTGCCACCGGAGCGTCGTACCGCCGTCGTCGCGGCGCTCGACGACGAGCGGCTCGCAGACGTCCTCGAGGAGCTGCCCGAGGAGGACCAGGTCGAGATCCTCGAGCACCTCGACTCCCAGCGCGCCGCCGACGTGCTCGAGGAGATGTCGGCCGACGACGCCGCCGACCTCATCGCCGACCTGCCCCCCGAGACCGCCGCCACCCTGCTCGGTCTGATGGAGCCCGACGAGGCCGAGGACGTACGCCGGCTGATGAGCTACCACGCGGACACGGCCGGGGCCATGATGACGCCGGAGCCGGTGATCCTCTCCCCGGACGCGACGGTCGCCGACGCGCTGGCCCAGGTCCGCAACCCCGAGCTCACTCCCTCGCTGGCCGCCCTGGTCTACGTGTGCCGGCAGCCACTGGAGACACCGACCGGCCGGCTGCTCGGCGCGGCCCACATCCAGCGACTCCTGCGGGAGCCGCCCTCCACGCTGGTGGCCGCGGCGCTCGACGAGTCGATGGACCCCCTGCGTCCCGACGCGACCATGGACGAGGTCGCCGGCCACCTGGCGACCTACAACCTCGTCGCAGCCCCGGTGGTCGACGAGGAGGGCCGCCTGCTGGGGGCGGTGACCGTGGACGACCTGCTCGACCACATGCTCCCGGAGGGTTGGCGCGACCGCACGGGACGCCCCGGCACGGTCCTGGGTGGTGAGCGGTCGTGA
- the secA gene encoding preprotein translocase subunit SecA, with amino-acid sequence MPAIIDKLLRIGEGKILRQLEGIAKAVNAIEDDFVAMTDDELRAMTGEFKERLADGETLDDLMPEAFATVREASKRVLGLRPFDVQIMGAAALHLGNIAEMKTGEGKTLVAVLPAYLNALSGKGVHIVTVNDYLAKYQSEMMGRVHHFLGLTTGVILPEMRPPERREAYNCDITYATNNELGFDYLRDNMADSVEDCVQRGHNFAVVDEVDSILIDEARTPLIISGPTQDEVKWYAEFATIARGLVRDTDYEVDEKKRTISVLEPGIYKVEDHLGIDNLYDSVNTPLISFLNNSIKAKELFRKDKEYVVMGGEVLIVDEHTGRILSGRRYNDGLHQAIEAKEKVTVREEYQTLATITLQNYFRLYDKLSGMTGTAMTEASEFDKIYKLGVVPIPTNMPMQRIDNVDLVYRTEEAKYDAVADDVAERHAKGQPILIGTVSVEKSEYLSDLLRKRGIPHTVLNAKHHADEAKVVALAGHKGAVTVATNMAGRGTDIMLGGSVDFLADQELRKQGLDPAEDPEAYDAAWPGMVEKIKAQVAAEHDEVKELGGLYVVGTERHESRRIDNQLRGRSGRQGDPGESRFYLSLQDEMMRLFKSEWVDRILTVLKVPDDVPIDAKRVSNAIAGAQANIEAQNFDSRKNVLKYDDVMSRQREVIYAERRRVLEGADLEEQIRGFLDDVITGYVAGATQEYAEDWDLDALFTALGQLYPIGLTKDGVLKEAGGLQGLSREALTEDLKKDAQEAYDRREDELGEEVMRELERRVVLSVLDRKWREHLYEMDYLREGIYLRAYSQRDPLVEYQKEGFDMFGAMMDGIKEESVGFLFNLQVEVADDEPEAAAEPEPVVSAATPQIDFAQAQAHAPNIRAKGLQKPDRPRNLSYSAPAEDGEAEVRAEGSAAGDDPFAGVGRNALCPCGSGQKFKRCHGAPGGASGQAVLGG; translated from the coding sequence GTGCCTGCCATCATCGACAAGCTCCTCCGCATCGGCGAGGGCAAGATCCTCCGCCAGCTCGAGGGCATCGCCAAAGCCGTCAACGCCATCGAGGACGACTTCGTCGCGATGACCGACGACGAGCTCCGCGCGATGACCGGGGAGTTCAAGGAGCGTCTCGCCGACGGCGAGACCCTGGACGACCTCATGCCCGAGGCATTCGCCACGGTGCGCGAGGCCTCCAAGCGGGTGCTGGGCCTGCGCCCCTTCGACGTGCAGATCATGGGTGCGGCCGCGCTCCACCTCGGCAACATCGCCGAGATGAAGACCGGTGAGGGCAAGACCCTCGTGGCGGTCCTGCCGGCCTACCTCAACGCCCTCTCCGGCAAGGGCGTCCACATCGTCACCGTCAACGACTACCTGGCCAAGTACCAGTCCGAGATGATGGGGCGCGTCCACCACTTCCTCGGCCTGACCACCGGGGTGATCCTGCCGGAGATGCGGCCCCCCGAGCGTCGCGAGGCCTACAACTGCGACATCACCTACGCCACCAACAACGAGCTCGGCTTCGACTACCTGCGTGACAACATGGCCGACTCGGTCGAGGACTGCGTCCAGCGCGGCCACAACTTCGCCGTCGTCGACGAGGTCGACTCGATCCTCATCGACGAGGCGCGCACCCCCCTCATCATCAGCGGCCCCACCCAGGACGAGGTGAAGTGGTACGCCGAGTTCGCCACGATCGCCCGTGGGCTGGTGCGCGACACCGACTACGAGGTCGACGAGAAGAAGCGCACGATCTCGGTCCTCGAGCCGGGCATCTACAAGGTCGAGGACCACCTCGGCATCGACAACCTCTACGACTCGGTCAACACCCCGCTGATCTCCTTCCTCAACAACTCCATCAAGGCCAAGGAGCTGTTCCGCAAGGACAAGGAGTACGTCGTCATGGGTGGCGAGGTGCTCATCGTCGACGAGCACACCGGCCGCATCCTCTCCGGGCGCCGCTACAACGACGGTCTCCACCAGGCGATCGAGGCCAAGGAGAAGGTCACCGTCCGTGAGGAGTACCAGACCCTCGCCACGATCACCCTCCAGAACTACTTCCGCCTCTACGACAAGCTCTCGGGCATGACCGGCACCGCCATGACCGAGGCGAGCGAGTTCGACAAGATCTACAAGCTCGGCGTGGTCCCGATCCCGACCAACATGCCGATGCAGCGCATCGACAACGTCGACCTGGTCTACCGCACCGAGGAGGCCAAGTACGACGCCGTGGCCGACGACGTCGCCGAGCGCCATGCCAAGGGCCAGCCGATCCTCATCGGCACCGTCTCGGTCGAGAAGTCCGAGTACCTCTCCGACCTGCTCAGGAAGCGCGGCATCCCGCACACCGTCCTGAACGCCAAGCACCACGCCGACGAGGCCAAGGTCGTGGCCCTGGCAGGCCACAAGGGCGCCGTCACGGTCGCGACCAACATGGCCGGTCGAGGCACCGACATCATGCTCGGTGGCTCGGTCGACTTCCTCGCCGACCAGGAGCTGCGCAAGCAGGGTCTCGACCCGGCCGAGGACCCCGAGGCCTACGACGCCGCGTGGCCGGGCATGGTCGAGAAGATCAAGGCGCAGGTCGCGGCCGAGCACGACGAGGTCAAGGAGCTCGGCGGCCTCTACGTGGTCGGCACCGAGCGCCACGAGTCACGCCGCATCGACAACCAGCTGCGTGGTCGTTCGGGCCGTCAGGGCGACCCGGGGGAGTCGAGGTTCTACCTCTCCCTCCAGGACGAGATGATGCGCCTGTTCAAGTCGGAGTGGGTCGACCGCATCCTCACCGTGCTCAAGGTCCCCGACGACGTGCCGATCGACGCCAAGCGGGTCAGCAACGCCATCGCCGGCGCCCAGGCCAACATCGAGGCCCAGAACTTCGACTCCCGCAAGAACGTCCTGAAGTACGACGACGTGATGAGCCGCCAGCGCGAGGTCATCTACGCCGAGCGTCGCCGGGTGCTCGAGGGTGCAGACCTCGAGGAGCAGATTCGCGGCTTCCTCGACGACGTCATCACCGGCTATGTCGCCGGCGCCACCCAGGAGTACGCCGAGGACTGGGACCTCGACGCCCTGTTCACCGCGCTGGGCCAGCTCTACCCGATCGGCCTGACCAAGGACGGCGTGCTCAAGGAAGCGGGCGGCCTCCAGGGGCTCAGCCGCGAGGCCCTGACCGAGGACCTCAAGAAGGATGCCCAGGAGGCCTACGACCGTCGCGAGGACGAGCTGGGCGAGGAGGTCATGCGCGAGCTCGAGCGGCGCGTGGTCCTCTCGGTCCTCGACCGCAAGTGGCGCGAGCACCTCTACGAGATGGACTACCTGCGCGAAGGCATCTACCTGCGGGCCTACTCCCAGCGCGACCCTCTGGTGGAGTACCAGAAGGAGGGCTTCGACATGTTCGGGGCCATGATGGACGGCATCAAGGAGGAGTCCGTCGGGTTCCTCTTCAACCTGCAGGTCGAGGTTGCCGACGACGAGCCCGAGGCAGCCGCCGAGCCCGAGCCCGTGGTCAGCGCCGCCACGCCTCAGATCGACTTCGCCCAGGCGCAGGCACACGCTCCCAACATCCGGGCCAAGGGCCTGCAGAAGCCCGACCGCCCGCGCAACCTCTCCTACAGCGCCCCGGCCGAGGACGGTGAGGCCGAGGTGCGCGCCGAGGGGAGCGCCGCCGGTGACGACCCGTTCGCGGGCGTCGGCCGAAACGCCCTGTGTCCGTGTGGGTCGGGACAGAAGTTCAAGCGCTGCCATGGCGCTCCCGGTGGGGCGTCCGGCCAGGCGGTGCTGGGCGGCTAG
- a CDS encoding Rv3235 family protein yields the protein MIEPTTAEARVFQLHAPVPVTSVQGSLALDLGPRVEPPRPHLSSATAQDVVQVEIPRDRLDAFVRRHLQAVLEIALGDRPARQVLRHCVPEVYDDLVARAVTVSGAAGTVPGAGRGRGTVRPVVVGVRTSLVRADALEACAHARYGQRSRALAARYEVVAGRWQCVVLEWG from the coding sequence ATGATCGAGCCGACCACCGCTGAGGCCCGCGTGTTCCAGCTCCACGCCCCCGTGCCCGTCACCAGCGTGCAGGGATCGCTGGCCCTCGACCTCGGGCCCCGCGTGGAGCCACCACGTCCTCACCTGTCCTCCGCCACCGCCCAGGACGTCGTGCAGGTCGAGATTCCCCGGGACCGGCTCGACGCGTTCGTCCGACGCCACCTCCAGGCCGTCCTGGAGATCGCCCTCGGTGACCGGCCGGCGCGCCAGGTGCTGCGCCACTGCGTCCCCGAGGTGTACGACGACCTGGTCGCCCGCGCGGTCACGGTGAGCGGCGCAGCCGGCACCGTCCCGGGCGCCGGCCGCGGGCGCGGCACCGTGCGGCCGGTCGTCGTGGGCGTGCGCACGTCCCTGGTGCGCGCCGACGCACTCGAGGCGTGCGCGCACGCGAGGTACGGACAGCGCTCACGGGCGCTCGCGGCCCGCTACGAGGTCGTCGCGGGACGGTGGCAGTGCGTCGTGCTGGAGTGGGGCTAG
- a CDS encoding DUF1003 domain-containing protein, producing the protein MSDNRRPRLDTPREARRTLVRRPAYDADAFGVFAESFARFMGTARFLIWMTLFVLFWVSWNTLAPDDLVFDEFPFIFLTLMLSLQASYAAPLILLAQNRQEQRDKVVAEQDRQANARAHADMEFLAREVASLRLSVGEVATRDFLRSELRGLVGDIEELTRGRSDDDHDGRTPA; encoded by the coding sequence GTGAGCGACAACCGTCGTCCCCGGCTCGACACGCCCCGTGAGGCTCGCCGCACCCTGGTGAGGCGCCCGGCCTACGACGCCGACGCCTTCGGCGTGTTCGCCGAGTCCTTCGCGCGGTTCATGGGAACCGCGCGGTTCCTCATCTGGATGACGCTCTTCGTGCTCTTCTGGGTCAGCTGGAACACCCTGGCGCCCGACGACCTGGTCTTCGACGAGTTCCCCTTCATCTTCCTCACCCTGATGCTGAGCCTGCAGGCCTCCTACGCCGCTCCCCTGATCCTCCTCGCGCAGAACCGGCAGGAGCAGCGGGACAAGGTCGTGGCGGAGCAGGACCGGCAGGCCAACGCCCGAGCCCACGCCGACATGGAGTTCCTGGCCCGCGAGGTGGCCTCGCTGCGCCTGTCCGTCGGCGAGGTCGCGACCCGCGACTTCCTGCGCTCGGAGCTGCGCGGACTGGTGGGCGACATCGAGGAGCTCACCCGTGGTCGCAGTGACGATGACCACGACGGGCGGACTCCCGCCTGA
- a CDS encoding response regulator — MTEATGSEPVRVLVVDDQELFRRGLIMLLGQEPDIEVVGEGADGVVATELAISTAPDVVLLDVRMPRLTGVEACRAIKEAVPAAKIIMLTVSDEEADLYESVKNGAAGYLLKDSSIEEVAQAVRVVNEGQSLISPSMAVKLIDEFKQMSKPERQGPALRLTERELEVLRMVAKGLNNREVAKELFISENTVKNHVRNILEKLQLHSRMEAVMYAMREKLLDLP, encoded by the coding sequence GTGACCGAGGCAACAGGCAGCGAACCCGTCCGTGTTCTGGTCGTCGACGACCAGGAGCTCTTCCGTCGTGGGCTGATCATGCTGCTCGGCCAGGAGCCCGACATCGAGGTCGTGGGAGAGGGGGCCGACGGCGTCGTCGCGACCGAGCTGGCCATCAGCACCGCCCCCGACGTCGTGCTGCTGGACGTGCGCATGCCGCGCCTCACCGGCGTCGAGGCCTGCCGAGCGATCAAGGAGGCCGTCCCGGCCGCCAAGATCATCATGCTGACCGTCTCCGACGAGGAGGCCGACCTCTACGAGTCGGTCAAGAACGGCGCAGCCGGCTACCTCCTCAAGGACTCCTCGATCGAGGAGGTCGCCCAGGCGGTCCGGGTGGTCAACGAGGGCCAGTCGCTTATCAGCCCCTCGATGGCGGTCAAGCTCATCGACGAGTTCAAGCAGATGTCCAAGCCCGAGCGCCAGGGTCCCGCGCTGAGGCTCACCGAGCGCGAGCTCGAGGTCCTGCGGATGGTCGCGAAGGGCCTCAACAACCGCGAGGTGGCCAAGGAGCTCTTCATCTCCGAGAACACCGTCAAGAACCACGTCCGCAACATCTTGGAGAAGCTCCAGCTCCACTCGCGCATGGAGGCGGTCATGTACGCCATGCGCGAGAAGCTGCTGGACCTCCCCTGA